TGCAACGAGGTCGTGGAGCACGATCGGCCCGATCTCGAGTGTATCGACCCTTGTTGTCTCAGTCGGTGCGTCAGTTTGGTCCTGGGCGATCATCGGGTGGCTCGGTCCCTGGATAAACCAGATTGCCCCCGCATTTCTGACAAACAGATGGCCGAATAAGGGGCTTACATACATGGCTGCATCGTGCCCTTCGACGCGCACAGGTATGATGGGGGCGTCATCCGGACCGCCGAGCAGAGGGAGGATCGTGGCACCCTCGACGCAGTTCTGCGCGACGATTGCCGCGTTCGCGATACGATCGGTTGTCTGGGCTCTGGCAACGCCGGTGCCAGCGAGCGCAGTCAGGATCATGAGCGCTTGTATCGTCCTAGCAATTAGCATCGCACGAATCTCCCCGATGGGCGATTGCCGGTTCGGATCACGCAGACGTTGGGTGAAGTCCCAGGTTCAATCGCGCTCGGAGCAATCAGGACCTTACTGAACGAAGACAGGACCCTTCCGGTCTGACGGAAAGTCTATAATCGGGGAGAGAATGATATTAATTCGAAATGTTTGCGGCGTGGCAATACCGTATTGCAAAGCCACCAAGGATTCGAAAAGGGCAAAAGGCCTCTTCGGGCTGTCAGGAGCGCCAAGTGTTTTCCGCCTCGATTGCGGAAATCTTCTCTGCCGCAGGTGGCGATGTCCCGGCAGGGCCGCCAGCAACGCGCGCGGGGTATGGGTGAGTCTCTCGTGCTTGGTCATGGCCCCACCATGATTGTCTTTCGGTGTCGCGATGACCCGTGATCTGTGGCAGCCCGGAACAGGTGCGTGAACGCTCTTGGACGCGGAGAGGACAGCCGATCATCCCGGTTAGGGAAGGGATGAACGGTCTGTTTCAGGATGTTCTTTTGCGAGAGACCGCCTGTTGGCGGTTGCCTACCGGGGCGGGAGGCTCGCCTAGCGTTCTCTTACAGGGCACAGGTTTATCCTCAGATCTCAACGACACAGGTCAGCCCCTGCACTCCTGCCGTATTGATGCCTTCTGTTGCAAGCGTTTCCAGGCACGTCTCTACGGTAGAGCAGGCCATGATCCTCGGGTAAGCCGGAATCATGGCCAGTGGGTCAGCCCTTGCGCGAGATTTGGCTCAGATCGCGCACGGCACCGTTGGCGGCGCTGGTGGTGAGAAGGCCATAAGCTCGCAGCGCCGGGGAGACCTCGCGCACGCGATCCGGGGTCCAGGCGGCATCCCCCTTTGCTTCCATGGCAGCGCGACGGGCTTCCAGCACATCAGCCGCCACCACGGCACGCAGCACGCGGTTCGGGATATCGATTTCGATCTGGTCGCCATCCTCGATCAGGCCGATCAATCCCCCTTCGGCTGCTTCGGGTGAGATATGACCGATCGAGAGCCCCGAACTGCCGCCCGAGAAGCGACCATCCGTGATCAGCGCACAGGTCTCGGCCAGACCCTTGGATTTTAGATAGCTGGTCGGGTAGAGCATTTCCTGCATGCCGGGGCCGCCCTTGGGGCCCTCATAGCGGATGACCACCACATCGCCATCGACAATCCTGTTTGCCAGAATGCCTGACACGGCGTCTTCCTGACTTTCGAATACGCGGGCCCGCCCGGTGAAGGTAAGGAGGCTATCCACAACGCCCGCCGTTTTCACGATGGCGCCCGCTTCGGCGAGGTTGCCGTAGAGCACAGCCAGTCCGCCATCCTGCGAGAAAGCATGGGTGCGATCGCGCAGCACGCCGTGCTGACGGTCGGTGTCGAGCGCATGATAGCGGCTGGATTGCGAGAAGGCCTGGGTGGTACGTACGCCGCCCGGTGCGGCCAGAAAGCGCGTGCAGGCGTCGTCATCGCCTTCAAGAATATCCCATTTCTTCAACGCGTCCCGGAGGGTCGGCGCATGGACGGTATGGGCGGTTGTATCGATAAGGTCGCAGCGGGCGAGTTCGGCCAGAATGGCCGGGATGCCGCCAGCGCGATGCACGTCTTCCATATGCACGTCATTCTTCGCAGGCGCGACCTTGCACAGATTGGGCACCTTGCGCGACAGACGGTCGATATCGGCCATGTGGAAATCCACCCCGGCCTCACGCGCGGCAGCCAGCAGATGCAGAACCGTGTTGGTCGAACCACCCATGGCGATATCGAGCGTCATGGCGTTCTCGAAAGCTGCCTTGGTGGCGATGCTGCGCGGCAGGGCGGTTGCGTCATCCTGCTCATACCAGCGACGGGCTAGCGACACGACCAGACGTCCGGCCTCAAGGAA
The sequence above is drawn from the Asaia bogorensis NBRC 16594 genome and encodes:
- the ilvD gene encoding dihydroxy-acid dehydratase — translated: MPAYRSRTTTHGRNMAGARALWRATGMTDKDFGKPIIAVANSFTQFVPGHVHLKDMGSLVGGAIAEAGGIAREFNTIAVDDGIAMGHGGMLYSLPSRELIADSIEYMVNAHCADALVCISNCDKITPGMLMASLRLNIPVVFVSGGPMEAGKLDGPGINRKLDLVDSMVAAANPKVSDAESEAIERSACPTCGSCSGMFTANSMNCLTEALGLSLPGNGSLLATHADRRELFLEAGRLVVSLARRWYEQDDATALPRSIATKAAFENAMTLDIAMGGSTNTVLHLLAAAREAGVDFHMADIDRLSRKVPNLCKVAPAKNDVHMEDVHRAGGIPAILAELARCDLIDTTAHTVHAPTLRDALKKWDILEGDDDACTRFLAAPGGVRTTQAFSQSSRYHALDTDRQHGVLRDRTHAFSQDGGLAVLYGNLAEAGAIVKTAGVVDSLLTFTGRARVFESQEDAVSGILANRIVDGDVVVIRYEGPKGGPGMQEMLYPTSYLKSKGLAETCALITDGRFSGGSSGLSIGHISPEAAEGGLIGLIEDGDQIEIDIPNRVLRAVVAADVLEARRAAMEAKGDAAWTPDRVREVSPALRAYGLLTTSAANGAVRDLSQISRKG